The Alphaproteobacteria bacterium genome contains a region encoding:
- a CDS encoding sigma-54 dependent transcriptional regulator: MPERVPILFVDDEAPMRQAVTQWLELAGFELMVHEDAGSAAAKLSAGFPGIVVTDLKMEGMDGLALLRRAQETDPELPVVVITGHGDVQTAVEAMRLGAYDFIEKPFAPERFLEVVRHASEKRQLVIENRRLRRAVNDQTLTSRIVGTSKAAESLRAAVADLAGTDVSVILYGETGVGKDLVARCLHDFGKRQKGNYVAINCAAIPETMVESELFGHEAGAFTSAVKSRAGKIEHASGGTLFLDEIDSMPMSMQGKLLRVLQERVVERLGSNHSIAVDLRAIAASKIDLRKASENGRFRSDLYFRLSVVELVVPPLRERKEDIPLLFEYFAGLSAAAHQRELRPLSAATVNLLMAQDWPGNVRELRNTAERYALGLGGFAPRAQPEETNLSLSEQVEAFERAVIERSLAESGGKISSVMERLDIPRRTLSEKMTRLGLDRQRFVEGDRQNSANESEAVGGKSPKQ; encoded by the coding sequence ATGCCTGAGCGCGTGCCGATTCTTTTCGTCGATGACGAAGCTCCGATGCGCCAGGCCGTGACGCAGTGGCTCGAACTCGCGGGCTTCGAACTGATGGTTCACGAGGATGCGGGCTCGGCCGCGGCCAAGCTCAGTGCCGGCTTTCCCGGCATCGTGGTGACCGATCTGAAGATGGAAGGCATGGACGGGCTCGCGCTGTTGCGCCGCGCGCAGGAGACCGATCCGGAGCTTCCCGTGGTGGTCATCACCGGTCATGGCGATGTCCAGACCGCCGTCGAAGCGATGCGGCTTGGTGCCTATGATTTCATCGAAAAGCCGTTCGCTCCGGAGCGATTTCTTGAAGTGGTGCGCCACGCGAGCGAAAAGCGGCAGCTCGTCATCGAAAACCGGCGGCTGCGCCGCGCCGTCAATGACCAGACGCTTACGTCACGCATCGTCGGGACATCGAAGGCTGCCGAAAGCCTGCGCGCTGCGGTCGCCGATCTCGCGGGCACCGATGTGAGCGTCATCCTTTATGGCGAAACGGGCGTCGGCAAGGATCTGGTCGCGCGTTGCCTGCACGATTTCGGCAAGCGCCAGAAAGGCAACTACGTCGCGATCAATTGCGCGGCTATCCCGGAGACGATGGTCGAGAGCGAGCTCTTCGGCCACGAGGCGGGCGCGTTCACCAGCGCAGTGAAGTCGCGGGCGGGCAAAATCGAACATGCGAGCGGCGGCACTTTGTTTCTCGACGAAATCGACAGCATGCCGATGAGCATGCAAGGCAAATTGCTGCGGGTATTGCAGGAGCGTGTCGTGGAGCGCCTCGGCTCCAATCACAGCATCGCGGTCGATCTGCGTGCGATCGCGGCAAGCAAGATCGATCTGCGCAAGGCGAGCGAGAACGGGCGGTTTCGCAGCGATCTCTATTTCCGGCTCTCCGTGGTCGAGCTCGTGGTGCCGCCGTTGCGGGAGCGCAAGGAGGATATCCCGCTGCTGTTCGAATACTTTGCCGGACTGTCGGCCGCCGCGCACCAGCGCGAGCTGCGGCCCCTCTCGGCCGCCACGGTGAATCTGCTGATGGCGCAGGACTGGCCCGGCAATGTGCGCGAGCTGCGCAACACCGCGGAACGTTACGCGCTTGGGCTCGGCGGATTTGCGCCGCGGGCGCAGCCCGAGGAAACGAACCTCTCGCTTTCCGAACAGGTCGAGGCCTTCGAGCGCGCCGTGATCGAGCGCTCGCTTGCCGAGAGCGGCGGCAAGATTTCGAGCGTGATGGAGCGACTCGACATTCCACGCCGTACGCTGAGCGAGAAGATGACGCGGCTCGGTCTCGACCGGCAGCGTTTTGTCGAGGGTGATCGGCAGAATTCCGCCAACGAATCCGAGGCAGTCGGCGGAAAGTCGCCGAAGCAGTAA